The Daucus carota subsp. sativus chromosome 7, DH1 v3.0, whole genome shotgun sequence genome window below encodes:
- the LOC108194455 gene encoding uncharacterized protein LOC108194455: MHVTRPLSYYRSNPESWSLPPDGPNSGYVVLEDEDSVTYSCFGMSKDRKFIDLPFPQNKNLTTTYSSGKHRHYQDVIFFPVINQPLSSNLYYVIESHGKHKGKAYACSTEEDMMNTCCCDEVEDVKPRPFDPRDTYQQFEIANYKNGGFLAKSVAHGALPPYFLRRKGWEVESHTLRSYTLGEALGLDSTLRARLPDLNFPLPHQSSQVVVIGKWYCPFMFIKDDMLTSRDQMANSVFYEMTLEQRWEQIFERDGIDHGNIVMVNAVVQREVVWVGGKEAVWDENNVVDYTMWFKSFGIDGEEVSVGLSLEIVERMKWEEERVGWFGGDDRMTRVDRVEEFERGAEGWRKFGCFVLVESFVLKRMDGSVVMTYNFKHTHQIKCLWE, translated from the exons ATGCATGTAACGAGACCTCTCTCTTACTATAGAAGTAATCCAGAGTCTTGGTCATTACCTCCTGATGGTCCGAATTCTGGCTATGTAGTCCTTGAAGATGAAGACTCTGTGACTTATAGTTGTTTTGGAATGTCTAAGGACCGAAAATTTATTGATCTGCCTTTCCCTCAGAACAAGAACTTAACTACTACATATTCTTCAGGAAAGCATAGACATTACCAAGATGTTATCTTTTTTCCTGTTATTAACCAGCCATTGTCCAGCAACCTGTACTACGTGATCGAGTCACATGGAAAGCATAAAGG GAAGGCTTATGCTTGTTCCACAGAAGAAGACATGATGAATACTTGTTGCTGTGATGAAGTTGAAGATGTAAAGCCAAGACCATTTGATCCTCGTGACACATATCAGCAATTTGAGATTGCTAATTACAAAAATGGGGGTTTTTTGGCCAAATCTGTGGCTCATGGTGCTTTGCCTCCTTACTTTTTAAGGAGGAAGGGATGGGAAGTTGAATCCCATACTCTAAGAAGCTACACACTAGGTGAGGCTCTAGGGCTTGACTCTACTCTTCGTGCTCGCCTTCCTGACTTAAACTTTCCACTGCCCCACCAGAGTTCACAAGTGGTTGTGATAGGAAAATGGTATTGCCCTTTCATGTTCATTAAAGATGACATGCTAACGTCAAGAGATCAGATGGCAAATTCAGTGTTTTACGAGATGACCCTTGAGCAAAGATGGGAACAGATATTTGAGCGTGATGGTATTGATCATGGCAACATTGTAATGGTTAATGCAGTTGTTCAAAGAGAAGTTGTATGGGTTGGAGGCAAGGAGGCTGTGTGGGATGAGAACAATGTGGTTGATTACACGATGTGGTTCAAGAGTTTTGgaattgatggagaagaagTGAGTGTAGGTTTGAGTTTGGagattgttgagagaatgaaaTGGGAGGAGGAAAGAGTTGGATGGTTTGGCGGTGATGATAGAATGACGAGGGTTGATAGAGTGGAGGAGTTTGAAAGAGGTGCCGAAGGATGGAGAAAGTTTGGATGCTTTGTTTTGGTGGAGAGCTTTGTGCTGAAAAGAATGGATGGAAGTGTTGTTATGACTTATAATTTCAAGCATACTCATCAAATCAAGTGCTTGTGGGAGTGA